From Pulveribacter suum, a single genomic window includes:
- the guaA gene encoding glutamine-hydrolyzing GMP synthase codes for MQHDKILILDFGSQVTQLIARRVREAQVYCEVHPCDVSSEWVREFAADGRLKGVILSGSHASVYEVDDRAADAVFELGLPVLGICYGMQTMAMQLGGKVEGSPQREFGYAEVRARGHTELLKDIQDFATPEGHGMLKVWMSHGDKVTELPPGFKLMASTASCPIAGMADEARHYYAVQFHPEVTHTPQGAALLSRFVRDICGARPDWVMGNYVDEAVARIREQVGDEEVLLGLSGGVDSSVAAALIHRAIGDRLTCVFVDHGLLRLHEGDMVMEMIAGKLHARVIRVDASALFLGKLAGVSEPEHKRKIIGGLFVDVFKAEAEKLKAAGGGHQGITFLAQGTIYPDVIESGGAKSKKAVTIKSHHNVGGLPEQLGLKLLEPLRDLFKDEVRELGLALGLPREMVYRHPFPGPGLGVRILGEVKKEYADLLRRADAVFIEELRNTVDPATGKNWYELTSQAFTVFLPVKSVGVMGDGRTYDYVVALRAVQTTDFMTADWAELPYALLKRVSGRIINEVRGINRVTYDVSSKPPATIEWE; via the coding sequence TCTCGACTTCGGCTCCCAGGTCACCCAGCTCATCGCCCGCCGCGTGCGCGAGGCGCAGGTGTACTGCGAGGTGCACCCGTGCGACGTGAGCAGCGAGTGGGTGCGCGAGTTCGCCGCCGATGGCCGCCTGAAGGGCGTGATCCTGTCGGGCAGCCACGCCAGCGTGTATGAGGTCGATGACCGCGCGGCCGACGCCGTGTTCGAGCTCGGCCTGCCGGTGCTGGGCATCTGCTACGGCATGCAGACCATGGCCATGCAGCTGGGCGGCAAGGTGGAGGGTTCGCCCCAGCGCGAATTCGGCTACGCCGAGGTGCGCGCACGCGGCCACACCGAGCTGCTCAAGGACATCCAGGACTTCGCCACGCCCGAAGGCCACGGCATGCTGAAAGTGTGGATGAGCCACGGCGACAAGGTCACCGAGCTGCCGCCCGGCTTCAAGCTGATGGCCTCCACCGCCTCGTGCCCCATCGCCGGCATGGCGGATGAGGCGCGGCACTATTACGCCGTGCAGTTCCACCCCGAGGTCACGCACACCCCCCAGGGCGCGGCGCTGCTGTCGCGCTTCGTGCGTGACATCTGCGGCGCCCGGCCCGACTGGGTCATGGGCAACTACGTCGATGAGGCCGTGGCGCGCATCCGCGAGCAGGTGGGCGACGAGGAGGTGCTGCTGGGCCTGTCCGGCGGCGTCGATTCCAGCGTCGCGGCCGCCCTGATCCACCGCGCCATCGGCGACCGCCTGACCTGCGTGTTCGTGGACCACGGCCTGCTGCGCCTGCACGAGGGCGACATGGTCATGGAGATGATCGCCGGCAAGCTGCACGCCCGCGTCATCCGCGTGGACGCGAGCGCATTGTTCCTGGGCAAGCTGGCCGGGGTGAGCGAGCCCGAGCACAAGCGCAAGATCATCGGCGGCCTGTTCGTCGATGTGTTCAAGGCCGAGGCCGAAAAGCTCAAGGCCGCCGGCGGCGGCCACCAGGGCATCACCTTTTTGGCGCAGGGCACCATCTACCCGGACGTGATCGAGTCCGGCGGCGCCAAGAGCAAGAAGGCCGTCACCATCAAGAGCCACCACAACGTGGGCGGCCTGCCCGAGCAGCTGGGCCTGAAGCTGCTGGAGCCCCTGCGCGACCTGTTCAAGGACGAGGTGCGCGAGCTCGGCCTGGCCCTGGGCCTGCCGCGCGAGATGGTCTATCGCCACCCCTTCCCCGGCCCCGGCCTGGGCGTGCGCATCCTGGGTGAGGTGAAGAAGGAATACGCCGATCTGCTGCGCCGCGCCGACGCCGTCTTCATCGAAGAGCTGCGCAATACGGTGGACCCGGCCACGGGCAAGAACTGGTATGAGCTGACCAGCCAGGCCTTCACCGTCTTTCTGCCCGTGAAAAGCGTGGGCGTGATGGGCGACGGCCGCACCTACGACTACGTGGTCGCACTGCGCGCCGTGCAGACCACCGACTTCATGACCGCCGACTGGGCCGAGCTGCCCTATGCGCTGCTCAAGCGCGTCTCGGGCCGCATCATCAACGAGGTGCGCGGCATCAACCGCGTGACCTACGACGTCTCGAGCAAGCCGCCCGCGACCATCGAGTGGGAGTGA
- a CDS encoding helix-turn-helix transcriptional regulator, which produces MLAHVHCTDAGDTALPPKPSIPRPGTDGYKDLPQFSAKLPLPFRRTIRRQDLHQIVPLADTTIYGMEQRGEFPRRFNLTSRCVVWDLEEVEAWIEARKQSSRSGAITKPNGPDVRLRKRRPVLDVAST; this is translated from the coding sequence ATGCTCGCTCACGTTCATTGCACCGATGCTGGCGATACCGCCTTGCCGCCGAAGCCATCCATTCCTCGTCCGGGGACGGATGGGTACAAAGACCTTCCTCAGTTTTCGGCCAAACTTCCCCTCCCGTTCCGCCGCACCATTCGCCGCCAAGATTTGCACCAGATCGTCCCTTTGGCGGACACGACGATCTATGGAATGGAGCAACGTGGCGAGTTTCCACGCCGATTCAATCTGACCTCGCGCTGCGTTGTTTGGGATCTGGAGGAAGTCGAAGCTTGGATTGAAGCTCGCAAGCAGTCCTCTCGGTCCGGTGCTATCACCAAGCCCAACGGACCGGATGTCAGGCTACGCAAGCGCCGACCCGTGCTCGATGTAGCTTCGACGTAG
- a CDS encoding helix-turn-helix transcriptional regulator has protein sequence MEYTFILKYQLAEHDSDPDVLVERLGSAGCDDALVGIGQPGRLALEFTREAENAQAAVRSALADVKRAVPLAKLVEAAPDFVGLTDVAELVGVSRQAMRKVMLSHAATFPAPVHEGSASIWHLAEVLGWLEEKGGYSFERKMLETARAALEVNLTKEVHRLPVAAARELKLLIA, from the coding sequence ATGGAATACACCTTCATCCTGAAGTACCAGCTCGCCGAGCACGACAGTGATCCGGATGTGCTGGTCGAGCGTCTCGGCAGCGCCGGCTGTGATGACGCCTTGGTGGGTATCGGGCAGCCGGGTCGCTTGGCGCTTGAGTTCACCCGCGAAGCTGAAAACGCGCAGGCCGCGGTGCGCAGTGCGCTGGCCGACGTGAAGCGCGCTGTCCCCTTGGCGAAGCTCGTGGAGGCGGCACCGGATTTCGTTGGGCTGACCGATGTCGCCGAATTGGTGGGCGTGTCGCGCCAAGCAATGCGTAAGGTGATGCTTTCTCATGCTGCGACTTTTCCAGCACCGGTGCACGAGGGCAGCGCCTCAATCTGGCACTTGGCCGAAGTGCTGGGCTGGCTGGAAGAGAAGGGGGGCTATTCCTTTGAGCGAAAGATGCTGGAGACCGCGCGTGCAGCGTTGGAAGTTAATTTGACCAAGGAAGTTCATCGACTGCCCGTGGCAGCGGCGCGAGAGCTCAAACTGCTGATCGCCTAG
- a CDS encoding DUF2274 domain-containing protein: MSTTKKLRLGPLPKTESIKLTFACPASLKADLDRYAALHAQAYGEAVDAVTLIPHMLEAFIAGDRGFRKDSTPAIPKPPLRNSPP, encoded by the coding sequence ATGAGCACGACCAAGAAGCTGCGGCTCGGGCCGCTGCCCAAGACCGAAAGCATCAAACTGACCTTTGCCTGCCCGGCCAGCCTGAAAGCCGACCTTGACCGCTACGCGGCGCTGCATGCGCAGGCGTATGGCGAGGCGGTCGATGCCGTGACACTGATCCCGCACATGCTTGAGGCGTTCATCGCGGGCGATCGGGGATTCAGGAAAGACTCGACCCCTGCTATCCCGAAGCCGCCGCTGCGGAACTCACCCCCTTAG
- a CDS encoding tyrosine-type recombinase/integrase, with the protein MLTDAALRNFKPKSLTYKASDRDGMYVTVSPTGTVTFRYDYRLNGRRETLTIGRYGPAGISLALAREKLLDAKKAVAEGRSPAHEKQREKRRLTAAKNFGDMTARWLADAKMADSTRAMRKSIVDRDILPAFKNRLLNEVSADDLRALCNKVKARGAPATAVHVRDIVKQVYAFAILHGEKVDNPADGVGAASIATFVPKDRALSPMEIRLMYRQMESVATYPTIRLALRMILLTLVRKSELIEATWAEVDFENATWTIPKSRMKGRNPHVVYLSRQAADIFVALHTCAAGSKFVLPSRYDADRCMSKATLNRVTQIVSERAKAAGLPLEPFTVHDLRRTGSTLLNEVGFNGDWIEKCLAHEDGRSSRSVYNKAEYAEPRRHMLQEWANMVDAWVEGGAYAPTLLPSNTVVPVLSASV; encoded by the coding sequence ATGCTTACCGACGCCGCACTGCGTAACTTCAAGCCTAAGTCCCTGACTTACAAGGCTTCCGACCGTGACGGCATGTACGTGACGGTATCGCCCACCGGTACCGTCACCTTCCGCTACGATTACCGTCTCAACGGCCGGCGTGAAACGCTGACCATCGGCCGTTATGGGCCGGCCGGCATCTCACTGGCCTTGGCCCGCGAAAAGCTGCTCGACGCCAAGAAAGCCGTTGCCGAGGGCAGGTCCCCGGCGCACGAGAAGCAGCGCGAGAAGCGCCGGCTGACCGCTGCCAAGAATTTCGGCGACATGACTGCCCGATGGCTTGCCGACGCCAAGATGGCCGACAGCACGCGTGCGATGCGCAAGAGCATCGTTGATCGGGACATCCTGCCGGCGTTCAAGAACCGGCTGCTCAACGAAGTCAGCGCCGACGACCTGCGCGCTTTGTGCAACAAGGTGAAGGCTCGCGGCGCGCCCGCCACAGCCGTCCACGTGCGCGACATCGTGAAGCAGGTCTACGCCTTCGCCATCCTGCACGGCGAGAAGGTCGACAACCCGGCCGATGGCGTGGGCGCGGCTTCGATCGCGACCTTCGTGCCCAAGGATCGAGCGCTGTCACCAATGGAGATCCGTCTGATGTACCGGCAGATGGAATCGGTGGCCACCTATCCGACCATTCGCCTGGCGTTGCGCATGATTCTGTTGACGCTGGTACGCAAGAGCGAATTGATTGAGGCGACATGGGCCGAGGTTGATTTCGAGAACGCGACCTGGACGATCCCAAAATCACGAATGAAGGGTCGCAACCCGCACGTCGTCTATCTGTCCCGCCAAGCTGCGGACATCTTCGTTGCGCTGCACACCTGCGCAGCGGGGTCGAAGTTCGTCCTGCCGTCGCGCTACGATGCCGACCGCTGTATGTCCAAGGCGACGCTCAACCGCGTGACCCAGATCGTGTCTGAGCGCGCCAAAGCTGCCGGTTTGCCGCTAGAACCTTTCACGGTGCACGACCTGCGCCGCACCGGCTCGACGCTGCTCAACGAGGTCGGCTTCAACGGCGACTGGATCGAGAAGTGCCTGGCGCATGAAGACGGCCGTTCCTCGCGCTCGGTCTACAACAAGGCCGAATACGCCGAGCCGCGCCGCCACATGCTGCAGGAGTGGGCCAACATGGTCGATGCCTGGGTGGAGGGTGGCGCATACGCGCCCACGCTGTTGCCGAGCAATACGGTCGTGCCTGTGCTGAGCGCGTCGGTCTGA
- the trbF gene encoding conjugal transfer protein TrbF, producing the protein MRFKKPQVRYADTPQPATPYQAAGQVWDERIGSPRVQAKNWRLMAFGCLTLALLMAGGLVWRSAQSIVTPYVVEVDNAGQVRAVGEAATPYRPNDAQTAHHIARFVTLVRSLSIDPIVVRQNWLDAYDYTTDKGAAVLNDHARVNDPFARIGKESVTVQITSVVRASDTSFNVRWTERRYVNGAAAGLERWTAVVSIVLQPPRTEERLRKNPLGIYVNGLSWSRELDSSEGAKP; encoded by the coding sequence ATGCGATTCAAGAAACCGCAGGTGCGCTATGCCGACACGCCGCAGCCTGCTACGCCGTACCAAGCTGCAGGCCAGGTGTGGGACGAGCGCATCGGCTCGCCGCGCGTGCAGGCGAAGAACTGGCGCCTGATGGCCTTTGGCTGCCTGACGCTCGCGCTGCTGATGGCTGGCGGCCTGGTATGGCGCTCGGCACAGTCCATCGTGACGCCTTACGTCGTGGAGGTGGACAACGCTGGCCAGGTACGCGCCGTGGGCGAAGCCGCCACGCCGTATCGGCCCAACGATGCGCAGACCGCGCACCACATCGCGCGCTTCGTGACGCTGGTGCGCTCGCTGTCCATCGACCCCATCGTCGTCCGCCAGAACTGGCTCGACGCCTACGACTACACGACCGACAAGGGCGCGGCCGTGCTCAACGACCACGCACGGGTCAACGATCCGTTCGCGCGCATCGGCAAGGAGTCGGTGACGGTGCAGATCACCAGTGTCGTGCGCGCCAGCGATACGTCTTTCAACGTGCGCTGGACGGAGCGCCGCTACGTCAACGGCGCCGCGGCGGGCCTGGAGAGGTGGACGGCCGTGGTGTCCATCGTGCTCCAGCCGCCACGCACCGAAGAACGCCTGCGCAAGAACCCCCTGGGCATCTACGTCAACGGCCTGTCGTGGAGCCGCGAACTGGATTCTTCCGAAGGAGCCAAGCCATGA
- the trbG gene encoding P-type conjugative transfer protein TrbG: protein MNDLFRNSALPVILLASTALFTGCASQGKPPPTISLDEPVRAQPLPEPPAPVEVVAVPEVLPMPAQLKPLSEAEDAKPAPEPADEKVRVSRANAEARVAPTREGYVNAIQVWPFTDGALYQVYAAVGRVTVVSLQPGEELVTVAAGDTVRWIVGDTSSGSGAELRVNVLVKPIRSGLKTNLVITTSRRTYLLELASTEKTWMASASWEYPRDRMLALQRQAQAASAAAPVDSGLSLENLRFRYAVSGSNPPWKPLRAFDDGQKVYIQFPAGIAQGELPPLFVIGPEGDGQLVNYRFRSPYYIVDRLFGAAELRLGGDKGDMVRIERTDGVARRN, encoded by the coding sequence ATGAATGATCTTTTCCGTAATTCCGCTTTGCCGGTGATCCTGCTTGCATCTACTGCTCTGTTCACGGGCTGCGCCTCGCAGGGCAAGCCGCCGCCAACCATCTCGCTCGATGAGCCGGTGCGGGCACAGCCGCTGCCCGAGCCGCCCGCGCCGGTGGAGGTGGTGGCCGTGCCCGAGGTGCTGCCGATGCCGGCGCAGTTGAAGCCGTTGTCCGAAGCCGAGGACGCCAAACCTGCGCCGGAGCCGGCAGACGAGAAGGTGCGCGTCTCGCGCGCCAATGCCGAGGCCCGCGTCGCGCCCACGCGCGAGGGCTACGTCAACGCGATTCAAGTCTGGCCGTTCACCGACGGCGCGCTGTATCAGGTCTATGCGGCCGTGGGCCGCGTGACCGTGGTTTCGCTCCAGCCGGGCGAGGAGCTGGTGACGGTCGCCGCCGGAGATACCGTGCGCTGGATCGTGGGCGACACGTCCAGCGGCAGCGGTGCCGAGTTGCGCGTGAACGTGCTCGTTAAGCCGATCCGCTCGGGCCTCAAGACCAATCTCGTCATCACCACCAGCCGCAGGACGTACCTGTTGGAGCTGGCCTCGACGGAAAAGACGTGGATGGCGTCGGCGTCCTGGGAGTATCCGCGCGACCGGATGCTGGCCTTGCAGCGCCAGGCGCAGGCGGCCAGCGCAGCCGCGCCGGTGGATTCCGGCTTGTCGTTGGAGAACCTGCGCTTCCGCTACGCGGTCAGCGGCAGTAATCCGCCGTGGAAGCCGCTGCGCGCCTTCGACGACGGGCAGAAGGTCTATATCCAGTTCCCCGCCGGCATCGCGCAAGGCGAGCTGCCGCCGCTGTTCGTGATCGGGCCGGAAGGCGACGGGCAACTGGTCAACTACCGTTTCCGCTCGCCGTACTACATCGTGGATCGGCTGTTCGGCGCGGCCGAACTGCGCCTGGGCGGTGACAAGGGCGACATGGTGCGGATCGAGCGCACGGACGGCGTTGCGCGGAGGAACTGA
- the trbL gene encoding P-type conjugative transfer protein TrbL, which yields MNDVTIIDQFLNTFAAYIDSGFGLLRGEVAFLTATLIVIDMTIAGLYWAMSHATGQGEDVIAKLLRKVLYVGAFAYIINNFNWLASIVFRSFAGLGITATGSAITMENFLRPGRLAKTGIDAGAPILEQIGEMAGFPEVFVNLDPIVVMFLAWLVVVLCFFVLAIQLFITLIEFKLTTLAGFVLVPFALWNKTAFLAEKVLGNVVASGVKVLVLAVIVGIGSGLFAQFQVHPAEPSIDHALVIMLASLTLLALGIFGPGIATGLVSGAPQLGAGAMAGAAVGAAGTAVAIGAAATGVGGAVAAGARMAPAAAKLAGSGARAATSAASSAKSAFQAGSAAAGGGAKGAMAGLGNVAKTGAQSAGRAAASRASAAGQRMAAPFRAGWNGPAADPGATAGGAGASGQAAAGEATSGAANAQPAWAKRLHRREQLTHAATTAAHTLRSGDGGGSGQGPSLRDSDS from the coding sequence ATGAATGACGTGACCATCATCGACCAGTTCCTCAACACCTTTGCCGCTTATATCGACTCGGGTTTCGGGCTGCTGCGGGGCGAAGTGGCGTTCCTCACGGCCACGCTGATCGTCATCGACATGACGATCGCCGGCCTGTATTGGGCCATGAGCCATGCCACCGGCCAGGGCGAGGACGTGATCGCCAAGCTGCTGCGCAAGGTGCTCTACGTCGGTGCCTTCGCCTACATCATCAATAACTTCAACTGGCTGGCCAGCATCGTGTTCCGCTCGTTTGCGGGATTGGGCATCACCGCCACCGGCTCGGCCATCACGATGGAGAACTTCTTGCGGCCGGGCCGGCTGGCGAAAACCGGCATCGACGCCGGGGCGCCGATTCTGGAGCAGATCGGCGAGATGGCGGGCTTTCCCGAAGTGTTCGTGAACCTCGATCCCATCGTGGTGATGTTCCTCGCATGGCTGGTCGTGGTCTTGTGCTTCTTCGTACTGGCGATCCAACTGTTCATCACGCTGATCGAGTTCAAGCTGACTACGCTCGCCGGATTCGTGCTGGTGCCATTCGCGCTCTGGAACAAGACCGCGTTCCTCGCCGAAAAGGTCTTGGGCAACGTGGTGGCCTCCGGCGTCAAGGTTCTGGTGCTGGCCGTGATCGTCGGTATCGGCTCGGGCCTGTTCGCTCAGTTCCAAGTCCATCCCGCCGAGCCGTCCATCGACCACGCGCTGGTCATCATGCTGGCCTCGCTCACCTTGCTGGCGCTCGGGATCTTCGGCCCCGGCATCGCCACGGGCCTCGTGTCCGGTGCGCCGCAACTCGGCGCGGGCGCAATGGCCGGCGCTGCTGTCGGCGCTGCCGGCACGGCTGTCGCCATCGGCGCCGCTGCGACGGGCGTGGGTGGCGCCGTGGCTGCTGGCGCGCGCATGGCCCCGGCTGCCGCAAAGCTGGCCGGTAGCGGAGCGCGCGCCGCCACGTCGGCGGCCAGCAGTGCGAAGTCGGCGTTTCAGGCCGGTTCCGCCGCCGCAGGCGGCGGCGCGAAGGGCGCGATGGCGGGCCTGGGCAATGTCGCCAAGACAGGCGCGCAGTCGGCCGGACGCGCGGCTGCGTCGCGTGCTTCCGCTGCCGGGCAGCGAATGGCAGCTCCATTCCGCGCTGGCTGGAATGGCCCGGCCGCTGACCCTGGCGCGACAGCCGGCGGAGCCGGGGCGTCCGGCCAGGCCGCAGCAGGCGAAGCCACTTCCGGCGCAGCCAACGCGCAACCCGCCTGGGCCAAGCGGCTGCATCGCCGCGAGCAACTCACCCACGCCGCGACCACCGCCGCGCACACGCTGCGCAGCGGCGATGGCGGAGGCTCCGGCCAAGGCCCGAGCCTGCGCGATTCCGATTCATAA
- the trbJ gene encoding P-type conjugative transfer protein TrbJ — translation MKKRLIAAAIAAMLCTATAHAQWVVIDPTNLVQNTLTAIRTLEQINNQIQQLQNEAQMLMNQARNLASLPSSVVNQLRANLATTERLIAQARGLAYDVTNLDREFARLYPEQYAATVSGDQMYRDAQERWRNTLNGLQTTMRMQAQVSQNLGEDESVLADLVGRSQSAVGALQAMQAMNQLLALQAKQSIQSQRLQITQDRAASLELARQAAATERAREVRRRFMGEGTPYTPQSVNFYGN, via the coding sequence ATGAAGAAGCGTCTTATCGCCGCCGCCATCGCGGCCATGCTTTGCACCGCCACCGCCCATGCGCAATGGGTTGTGATCGACCCCACGAACCTCGTGCAGAACACGCTGACCGCTATCCGCACGCTGGAGCAGATCAACAACCAGATCCAGCAGCTTCAGAACGAAGCGCAGATGCTGATGAACCAGGCGCGCAACCTCGCCAGCCTGCCGTCCAGCGTGGTGAACCAGTTGCGCGCCAATCTGGCGACGACCGAGCGGCTGATCGCCCAGGCTCGCGGCTTGGCCTACGACGTGACGAACCTCGATCGGGAGTTCGCACGCCTGTATCCCGAGCAGTACGCCGCCACCGTGAGCGGCGACCAGATGTATCGCGACGCGCAGGAGCGTTGGCGCAACACGCTCAATGGCTTGCAGACCACCATGCGGATGCAGGCCCAGGTGTCGCAGAACCTGGGCGAAGACGAAAGCGTGCTGGCCGACCTCGTGGGCAGGAGCCAGTCGGCCGTAGGCGCGCTGCAAGCGATGCAGGCCATGAACCAGTTGCTGGCCTTGCAGGCCAAGCAGTCGATCCAGTCGCAGCGGCTCCAGATCACGCAGGACCGGGCGGCGTCGCTTGAGCTGGCGCGGCAGGCGGCGGCCACCGAGCGCGCCCGCGAGGTGCGCCGGCGTTTCATGGGCGAAGGCACGCCGTACACGCCGCAGTCCGTGAACTTCTACGGCAACTGA
- a CDS encoding TrbI/VirB10 family protein — MSQDNTPDRAAPSAGKVAPESVTLRAQPHAVTRLNRRTLAILVGGLSVAVLGATIWSLQPQRRSADEQTELYNVDRVSKSEGLDGLPADYSKLPPKLPELGPPLPGDLGPAIVHSQQPVTPGYSPPGHDPEDALRKEADAAAASSVFFRSGGQGQTAATVAQAAPGAASTLAAFDPLAAGPASTAAQPADPTAVQNRQDQKEAFLKAGSTQTRNSGNLALPASPYQVMAGTVIAGALVTGIKSDLPGDVIGTVTEPVYDTATGKFLLIPQGSRILGRYNSQVSYGQSRVQVVWNRIILPDTSSLTLDNLVGTDPAGYAGLEDDVDWHWNRIFAGAVLTTLLGVGAELAAPENRQDGNRIVIAGRDSAQDSINQVGQEITRRNMNIQPTLTERPGLPVRIIVNRDLVLRPYQPLFFNRGASQ; from the coding sequence ATGAGCCAGGACAACACCCCCGACCGTGCCGCGCCCTCGGCAGGCAAGGTCGCGCCCGAATCGGTGACGCTGCGCGCCCAACCGCATGCTGTGACCCGGTTGAACCGGCGCACGCTGGCTATCCTCGTCGGCGGCCTGTCGGTCGCCGTGCTCGGGGCTACGATCTGGTCGTTGCAACCGCAGCGGCGCAGCGCCGACGAGCAAACAGAGCTTTACAACGTTGATCGCGTCTCGAAATCCGAGGGGCTGGACGGCTTGCCGGCAGACTACTCGAAGCTGCCGCCGAAGTTGCCCGAATTGGGGCCGCCGCTGCCGGGCGATCTTGGCCCGGCCATCGTCCACTCGCAGCAGCCGGTGACGCCGGGCTATTCGCCGCCAGGCCATGATCCCGAAGATGCCTTGCGCAAGGAGGCGGACGCGGCGGCGGCCTCGTCGGTGTTCTTCCGCTCGGGCGGCCAAGGGCAGACCGCCGCCACGGTCGCGCAGGCAGCGCCGGGGGCTGCAAGTACGCTTGCGGCCTTCGATCCGCTCGCTGCTGGGCCTGCCTCGACGGCGGCCCAGCCCGCCGACCCGACCGCCGTGCAGAACCGGCAAGACCAGAAAGAGGCGTTCCTGAAAGCCGGTTCTACGCAAACCCGCAACTCCGGCAATCTGGCGCTGCCCGCGTCGCCGTATCAGGTGATGGCCGGAACGGTGATCGCCGGTGCGCTGGTGACAGGCATCAAGTCGGACTTGCCGGGCGACGTGATCGGCACTGTGACGGAGCCGGTCTATGACACAGCCACCGGCAAGTTCCTGCTGATTCCGCAGGGGTCGCGCATCCTCGGACGCTACAACAGCCAGGTCAGCTACGGACAGAGCCGCGTGCAGGTGGTGTGGAACCGGATCATCCTGCCCGACACGTCCTCGCTGACGCTCGACAACCTTGTCGGCACCGACCCGGCCGGCTACGCGGGCTTGGAGGATGACGTGGACTGGCACTGGAACCGCATCTTTGCCGGTGCGGTGCTGACGACGCTGCTGGGCGTCGGCGCAGAGCTGGCCGCGCCAGAGAACCGCCAGGACGGCAACCGCATCGTCATTGCCGGGCGTGACAGCGCCCAGGACAGCATCAATCAGGTCGGCCAGGAGATCACCCGACGCAACATGAACATCCAGCCGACGCTGACCGAGCGGCCTGGCCTGCCCGTGCGAATCATCGTCAACCGGGATCTGGTGCTGCGGCCGTACCAGCCGCTGTTCTTCAATCGAGGAGCTTCGCAATGA